Proteins encoded within one genomic window of Haladaptatus sp. QDMS2:
- a CDS encoding endonuclease V, with protein sequence MEQLQRDIAATAIFEDDTEIDPTTAIIAGVDQAFLDDETAVSAIVLMRNGAVIEKVYAISPVEIPYIPGLLSFREGRSILDAFEKLELTPDLIMFDGSGRIHFREAGIATHIGVTLDVPSIGVAKSLLCGHPTGSLDGLPEGARVPIEADDSVTAPAGELIGYAVQTRQYPNSMKINPLYVSAGHRVSAETAADLVAATATEYKLPEPTRLADNYAAEVKRTTDS encoded by the coding sequence ATGGAGCAACTCCAGCGCGACATCGCGGCAACCGCAATTTTCGAAGACGACACTGAAATCGACCCGACGACGGCCATCATTGCAGGCGTAGATCAGGCGTTCCTCGACGACGAGACGGCAGTGAGCGCCATCGTCCTGATGCGAAACGGTGCGGTCATCGAGAAGGTGTACGCCATCTCACCGGTCGAAATCCCGTACATTCCGGGCCTCCTGTCGTTCCGCGAAGGGCGGTCCATCCTCGACGCCTTCGAGAAACTGGAACTGACGCCCGACCTCATCATGTTCGACGGCAGCGGGCGCATCCACTTTCGGGAGGCGGGCATCGCCACACACATCGGCGTGACCCTTGACGTGCCGTCGATTGGCGTGGCGAAGAGTCTGCTCTGCGGGCATCCGACCGGGTCGCTCGATGGCCTCCCCGAGGGCGCTCGCGTCCCCATCGAGGCTGACGACTCGGTGACCGCGCCTGCGGGCGAACTCATCGGTTACGCCGTCCAGACCCGCCAGTACCCGAACTCGATGAAGATAAATCCGCTATACGTGAGCGCTGGCCACCGCGTGAGCGCGGAGACGGCCGCAGACCTCGTGGCGGCGACGGCGACCGAGTACAAGTTGCCGGAACCGACGCGACTCGCCGACAACTATGCGGCAGAAGTGAAGCGAACCACGGACAGT
- a CDS encoding rhomboid family intramembrane serine protease: MATCDQCGRHENLPYNCRHCGGTYCSEHRLPENHACPGLDNWNDPKGIFASDFDDSVRYEGGRSESVFDRVGVNTGTGGPLGYFRGNMTYVFLGLMWIWFIIEIALFPLLVAPQNSPLWRAVFVLTPQNPEFVWTWITSIFSHGGFTHIAINSIVLYFFGPIVERRVGSTKFVALFLGAGMVAGLAQIGATIIASPGALGGGVVGASGAIAALMGVLTVLNPNLRIYLYFIIPMPLWIATALFAGYSALVSASFGIGAGGVAQLAHLSGLGIGLLYGYILKQRGESAPEQLQFGGGGGRGPGRGRGPF; encoded by the coding sequence GAGAACCACGCCTGTCCGGGCTTAGATAATTGGAACGACCCGAAGGGCATCTTCGCGAGTGACTTCGACGACAGCGTCCGGTACGAGGGCGGGCGCTCAGAGTCCGTGTTCGACCGCGTGGGCGTGAACACCGGGACCGGCGGTCCACTCGGCTATTTCCGGGGCAACATGACCTACGTCTTCCTCGGGCTGATGTGGATCTGGTTCATCATCGAAATCGCCCTCTTCCCGCTGCTCGTCGCACCCCAGAACTCCCCGCTGTGGCGGGCCGTCTTCGTTCTCACGCCGCAAAATCCGGAGTTCGTCTGGACGTGGATTACCTCCATCTTCTCCCACGGCGGCTTCACGCACATCGCAATCAACAGCATCGTGCTGTACTTCTTTGGCCCCATCGTCGAACGCCGCGTTGGTTCGACGAAGTTCGTCGCGCTGTTCCTGGGCGCGGGGATGGTCGCCGGGCTGGCACAGATTGGGGCGACGATTATTGCCTCGCCGGGCGCACTCGGCGGCGGCGTCGTTGGCGCGAGTGGCGCTATCGCTGCGCTCATGGGCGTTCTGACGGTGCTGAATCCGAATCTGCGCATCTATCTGTACTTCATCATCCCGATGCCGCTGTGGATTGCCACGGCGCTGTTCGCGGGCTACTCGGCGCTCGTCTCCGCCTCGTTCGGTATCGGCGCGGGCGGCGTCGCCCAGCTCGCCCACCTTTCGGGCCTCGGCATCGGTCTCCTCTACGGCTACATCCTGAAACAGCGCGGTGAAAGCGCGCCAGAGCAACTCCAGTTCGGCGGCGGTGGTGGACGCGGACCTGGCCGGGGGCGCGGCCCATTCTGA